The nucleotide sequence AGGAGAGCCGCATGAGCCACTTTGCGGACGGCGAAGTCGAAACGGTGCGGGCCCGCGAGCCACGTCCCGGTCATCAACTCGAAGCGACCGAAAAGCGCGACGCGGTGCTGGCGATGGTCGATCGACTGCCGCCGAACCAGCAGGAGGTGATCCGCCTCAAATTTCAGAGCGGATTCAGTTACAAGGAAATCAGCCGCATCACCGAACTCTCGGTCAGCAATGTGGGCTTCCTGATTCACACGGCGGTGAAGCGGCTGCGGCAGGAAATGGCCGCGCAACAACCCTGAGCCCAACGAGGAGAATTTTCAGATCATGAACGAACAGACACTCACGCCCGACGATCCGCGCCTCACTGCGTTTGCGTTGGGAGAATTGGACGGAGCCGAGGCGATGGCGATCGCGGCAGCCGTGGCGGCCGACCCGCTGCTGACCGCAGCGGTGGAAGAGATTCGCGCGACCATGTTGACGCTGGAGGACGTATTGGCGGCGGAACCCGTGCCGGCGGTGAATCCGATCGAACTGCCGACCGAGGATTACCCGCTCGATAGCCGCAAGGTCGTGCGATTTCCGTATTTTTGGGTCTCGGGCCTGATGGCGGCCGGCTTTGCCGTATTGGTCGTGGTGCACGACCCCGAATCGCCGGTGAAGCCACAGGAGGAGGTGCTGCACTACGAGGTCAATCTGAGCGAAACCGTGAGCGACGAGACGAGTGCTGATGCGATGGAAATGGCACCGCTTGATTCGGAGGTCGATACCCGGGAAGAACGGCCGACGGACGGGGTTTCGTCGGAGTCAGTCGCCACCATGGGAGTCGCGCGATCAGACGAGTCTACAGAATTTCGTTCGCTGGATGAAGCGCTCCGGATGGCGGACGGCACGGTCAGCCTGCCCACGGTGTTGGTGGAAATTTCCCGTGAACAAGCGGAGAGCGCGCAGGCCGAGCAAGCCATGAAGTCGATGGGTTTGACCAGCGGGGACAAGCTTTCCGTGGGATCGTCGGGTCCGGTCTCGTCGCCCCCGACCACGCCTACCCATGAACCCGGGGCGAACGCGGTGAGTTACTACGCGTCCGTCGAACCTGCTCCGTCATCCACCGATGGATACACCCGAACGTTGCGGACCCGTTC is from Synoicihabitans lomoniglobus and encodes:
- a CDS encoding RNA polymerase sigma factor, whose product is MKSTDHHEHTGNWVEEAVREHEASLLRYATRLVGDPERARDVVQDTFVRLLKQPPERVNGHVVEWLFTVCRNRSLDVIRKESRMSHFADGEVETVRAREPRPGHQLEATEKRDAVLAMVDRLPPNQQEVIRLKFQSGFSYKEISRITELSVSNVGFLIHTAVKRLRQEMAAQQP